A DNA window from Halorhodospira halophila contains the following coding sequences:
- a CDS encoding class I SAM-dependent methyltransferase translates to MQDSRQAPAIRWYHERAEHVADDYESLSFPDVHNWLIDRLPPGGDSTVLDVGAGSGRDAAWLAERGHEVVAVEPAAALRREAARRHPHPRIRWLDDQLPGLEDVHRLGLCFDAILLSAVWMHVPQGQRARAFRKLITLLKPGGLLALTLRLGPEDPERGLRPVSVAELRQLAADHGACVDHVGESADALGRPEVYWAEVAIRLPSNRSAV, encoded by the coding sequence ATGCAAGACAGCAGACAAGCCCCAGCGATCCGCTGGTACCACGAGCGCGCCGAGCATGTTGCGGACGACTATGAGTCCCTCTCCTTCCCGGACGTCCACAACTGGCTCATCGACCGTCTGCCACCTGGTGGCGATAGCACTGTCCTGGACGTCGGCGCCGGCTCCGGGCGGGATGCCGCCTGGCTCGCCGAGCGCGGCCACGAGGTGGTTGCCGTCGAGCCAGCAGCAGCCCTGCGCCGCGAGGCCGCCCGTCGCCACCCCCACCCGCGCATCCGCTGGCTTGACGACCAGCTCCCCGGGCTCGAGGACGTCCACCGCCTAGGCCTGTGCTTCGATGCCATCCTGCTCAGCGCGGTCTGGATGCACGTACCGCAAGGCCAACGCGCCCGCGCCTTCCGCAAGCTCATCACCCTGCTCAAGCCGGGCGGGCTGCTAGCCTTGACGCTGCGCCTGGGCCCCGAGGATCCGGAGCGCGGCCTGCGTCCGGTCTCGGTAGCCGAACTCCGTCAGCTTGCCGCGGACCACGGTGCGTGCGTCGACCACGTCGGCGAGAGCGCCGATGCCCTGGGCCGCCCGGAGGTCTATTGGGCCGAGGTCGCCATTCGCCTACCGTCGAACAGATCCGCGGTGTAG